One stretch of Podospora pseudoanserina strain CBS 124.78 chromosome 4, whole genome shotgun sequence DNA includes these proteins:
- a CDS encoding hypothetical protein (EggNog:ENOG503P4AU; COG:S): MSETRKRKHPANESSIKRTKSTPHVKITPITDPKHPAHGQSGLFATQHLPPGTLILPYLGHYHPGSGPGLQDEDYDYTKSDYDLWLDRDADVAVDAARAGNEARFVNDYRGIPFTPPEPVPGQKKPPKQQKGKPNAEFKVAWDERTGQKVMSVWVLPRGKKGLNTGIERGEEVMVSYGRGFWEGRKQEGEGEN, translated from the exons ATGTCAGAAAcccgaaaaagaaaacacccCGCCAACGAGTCCAGTATAAAAAGGACCAAATCGA CACCTCACGTCAAAATAACTCCCATCACTGATCCAAAAC ATCCCGCCCACGGCCAATCCGGCCTCTTCGCaacccaacacctccccccaggcaccctcatcctcccctaCCTAGGCCACTACCACCCCGGTTCCGGCCCCGGCCTCCAAGACGAAGATTACGACTACACCAAATCAGACTACGACCTCTGGCTAGACCGCGACGCAGATGTCGCCGTCGACGCAGCCAGAGCTGGCAACGAGGCTAGGTTCGTGAACGATTACCGCGGTATACCCTTCACCCCCCCGGAGCCAGTCCCCGGGCAGAAGAAACCACCAAAGCAACAAAAGGGGAAGCCAAACGCCGAGTTCAAAGTCGCGTGGGATGAGAGGACGGGACAAAAGGTGATGAGCGTGTGGGTTTTGCCtaggggaaaaaaagggttGAATACCGGGAtcgagaggggagaggaggtgatggtgagttatgggagggggttttgggaggGACggaagcaggagggggagggtgagaaTTGA